A genomic stretch from Schistosoma haematobium chromosome 2, whole genome shotgun sequence includes:
- a CDS encoding hypothetical protein (EggNog:ENOG4112S1R~COG:G~CAZy:GH13_36~CAZy:GH13~CAZy:GH13_17~CAZy:GH13_29~CAZy:GH13_31~CAZy:GH13_35~CAZy:GH13_20), which yields MNNFKNKIMSPRERLLEEIRKRIPIEPDSEDGNSTPKSSISTSFEMTSQVESCTGLTNETHSTWKYIVIVLSTVISLLCLGLLVWSTLYIAGWPKSTPISKSTFWNSEVGYWVDVFAFKDSNGDLVGDLNGFLSEVDYIKGVIGSGFVILGPITKGFYSNSHNMIGLVDDYEKLDEAVGTMDDFRHVLKQFHEKDLKVVLTFDFNSVSINHKWIKENRVKPKVFENSLRNQISRYGKPLSVDIRGQKYYSVFGSPSVDLDLTDIDTQNAIFDVIHYWMREGIDGILLDNAAYFVEQEEQHETQKKVLSCPQREEIYTQGNVKFVEKVREGIDKWMKIRGRKVLLGVNAGDTWCDLTGRPDPMLIFREVADVIIIREFLPNRGCKENFPTTKNLTCKYHSYQDAYKQKLGLTVSTSSFPSRKDVLSLAASLLLPGIPIIYYGTELGMTSFNKGRRPEQLYPKGKSYNNEGLFDYGSILSHQPMPWDTSGQRFSKAINDSSFKNYVEKNIKSEVVENVVDRKCEQTVYYLVQRLINLRQNPTFKSGTMEELSSFKDYEKHYYGVFVRRAAGFPTFVIVLLRYTPPNFVLDFRYICSSVTVRLAYPSIPNLPANNLLRCPEIHLVNSTLSNQIIVLQCN from the exons atgaataattttaaaaataaaataatgtccCCAAGAGAAAGGCTGTTGGAAGAAATACGCAAACGCATACCGATTGAACCAGATTCGGAAGATGGAAATAGTACACCAAAAAGTAGCATATCAACATCATTTGAGATGACATCTCAGGTTGAGAGTTGTACGGGACTAACGAATGAAACTCATTCAACATGGAAATACATCGTAATTGTATTATCGACTGTCATATCTTTGTTATGCCTTGGCCTATTGGTTTGGTCCACTTTATACATAGCTGGTTGGCCGAAATCCACACCTATATCGAAATCAACATTCTGGAACTCTGAAGTTGGCTACTGGGTAGATGTATTTGCTTTCAAAGATTCCAATGGAGATTTAGTCGGTGATCTAAATG GTTTCTTATCTGAAGTGGATTATATAAAAGGTGTAATTGGTTCGGGATTTGTGATTTTGGGTCCTATCACAAAAGGATTCTATAGCAATTCACATAATATGATCGGATTGGTAGACGATTATGAGAAGTTAGATGAAGCAGTTGGTACAATGGATGATTTTCGTCATGTCTTAAAGCAATTTCATGAGAAGgatttgaaagttgttttgacgTTCGATTTCAATTCCGTATCTATCAATCATAAGTGGATTAAAGAAAACCGTGTCAAACCAAAAGTATTCGAGAATAGTTTAAGGAATCAA ATATCAAGATATGGAAAACCACTCAGTGTAGATATCCGTGGTCAGAAGTATTATTCGGTATTCGGATCACCGAGTGTGGACCTAGATTTGACTGATATTGACACTCAGAATGCCATATTT GATGTTATTCATTATTGGATGAGAGAGGGAATAGACGGTATTCTGCTAGACAACGCTGCATATTTTGTTGAACAAGAAGAACAACATGAAACACAAAAGAAG GTGTTGTCCTGTCCTCAAAGAGAAGAAATATATACACAAGGAAATGTGAAGTTTGTCGAAAAAGTTAGAGAAGGAATTGATAAGTGGATGAAGATCAGAGGAAGAAAAGT ATTACTGGGTGTCAACGCAGGAGATACGTGGTGTGATTTGACTGGCAGACCTGATCCAATGTTGATCTTTCGAGAGGTAGCAGATGTGATAATTATCCGTGAATTTCTACCAAACAGGGGTTGTAAAGAAAACTTTCCTACAACAAAGAACCTAACATGCAAGTATCACAGTTACCAAGATGCTTATAAGCAGAAATTAGGGTTAACTGTATCCACTTCAAGCTTCCCCTCCAGAAAAGACGTGCTTTCTCTAGCTgcctcattattattaccag GAATACCGATAATTTATTATGGAACTGAGCTTGGTATGACTAGTTTCAATAAAGGACGTCGACCAGAACAGTTGTATCCAAAAGGAAAAAGTTACAATAATGAGGGGCTATTCGATTATGGTTCAATACTGTCTCACCAACCAATGCCATGGGATACAAGTGGACAGAGATTTTCAAAAGCTATAAACGATTCCAGCTTCAAAAATTACgtggaaaaaaatattaaaagtgAGGTTGTTGAG AATGTAGTTGATAGAAAATGTGAACAAACGGTTTACTATCTCGTccaaagactgatcaatttgcGTCAAAATCCGACCTTCAAATCGGGAACAATGGAGGAACTAAGCAGTTTTAAAGAT TATGAAAAGCATTACTATGGTGTATTCGTAAGAAGAGCTGCAGGTTTTCCTACATTCGTCATAGTACTATTGCGATACACACCACCTAACTTCGTTCTGGACTTCAGATATATTTGTTCTTCAGTTACTGTTCGACTAGCATATCCTTCGATTCCTAATTTACCGGCTAATAATCTATTACGGTGTCCTGAAATACATCTTGTTAACAGTACATTGAGTAATCAAATTATAGTACTTCAATGTAACTaa